In Schizosaccharomyces osmophilus chromosome 2, complete sequence, the following proteins share a genomic window:
- the ade10 gene encoding bifunctional IMP cyclohydrolase/phosphoribosylaminoimidazolecarboxamideformyltransferase: protein MYALLSVYDKTGLLDLAKALVNKGIKLLGSGGTAKMIREAGMEIQDVSSITNAPEILGGRVKTLHPAVHGGILARDISSDEKDLVEQQIEKIDVVVCNLYPFRETIAKPNVTIPEAVEEIDIGGVTLLRAAAKNHARVSILTDPKDYPNFAEKLLTNSLTQDDRNQYALKAFASTASYDSAITDYFRKQYSVGVDQMTLRYGANPHQSPAQAFMESGPLPFKVLGGSPGYINLLDGLNSWPLVKELHENIGLPAAASFKHVSPAGAAVGVPLSDVEKSVYFVSDIGELTPLACAYARARGADRMSSFGDFIALSSKVDVCTARIISREVSDGVIAPDFEPEALEILKKKKGGKYCILQMDPNYVPAELETRQVYGISLQQHRNHAKIDYSLFDKVVSKNKDLPKSALIDLVVATTALKFTQSNSVCYAKSGMVVGLGAGQQSRIHCNRLAGDKADNWWFRHHPKVLGMQFKKTSKRPEKSNAIDLYVLGAVPSEGSEREQWKSVFESIPEPLTTQERQEFLASLKDVVCASDAFFPFPDNVYRLSQSGVKYIAAPGGSVMDKAVHDTADEFGMVYTEIPLRLFHH, encoded by the coding sequence ATGTATGCGTTACTTAGTGTTTACGATAAAACAGGTCTATTGGACCTGGCCAAGGCACTTGTGAATAAGGGAATCAAATTGCTTGGTAGTGGTGGTACCGCGAAAATGATTCGTGAAGCTGGAATGGAAATCCAGGATGTTTCCTCCATCACGAATGCTCCTGAAATTTTGGGTGGCCGTGTAAAGACCCTTCATCCTGCTGTTCATGGCGGGATTCTTGCTCGTGACATCTCCTCTGATGAGAAGGACCTTGTCGAACAACAGATTGAGAAGATCGACGTCGTTGTTTGCAATCTGTATCCCTTCAGAGAAACAATTGCAAAGCCTAATGTCACTATTCCTGAAGCTGTCGAAGAAATCGACATTGGTGGTGTCACTTTGTTACGTGCCGCCGCAAAGAACCATGCTCGTGTCAGCATCCTTACTGATCCCAAAGATTATCCTAATTTTGCCGAAAAGTTACTTACGAACTCTTTAACTCAAGATGACAGAAATCAGTACGCTCTGAAGGCCTTTGCTTCTACTGCTTCCTATGATTCCGCCATCACTGACTACTTCCGCAAACAATACTCTGTTGGTGTGGACCAAATGACTCTGCGCTACGGTGCTAACCCTCACCAATCTCCAGCTCAGGCTTTCATGGAAAGTGGCCCCCTTCCCTTCAAGGTTCTTGGTGGCTCTCCTGGTTATATCAATTTGCTTGATGGTTTAAACTCATGGCCTCTCGTCAAAGAGTTACATGAAAACATTGGCCTTCCCGCTGCTGCTTCCTTTAAGCATGTTTCTCCTGCCGGCGCTGCCGTTGGTGTTCCTTTATCCGATGTCGAAAAGAGTGTCTATTTTGTCAGTGACATTGGCGAATTGACCCCCTTGGCCTGCGCTTATGCTAGAGCTCGTGGTGCTGACCGTATGTCTTCTTTTGGTGACTTCATTGCTCTCTCCTCCAAGGTTGACGTGTGCACTGCTCGTATAATTTCCCGTGAGGTCTCTGACGGTGTCATTGCTCCAGATTTTGAGCCCGAGGCTTTGgagattttaaagaagaagaagggtGGTAAATACTGTATTTTGCAAATGGATCCCAACTATGTTCCTGCTGAGCTTGAAACCCGTCAAGTCTATGGTATCAGTTTACAACAGCACCGCAACCACGCCAAGATTGATTATTCACTCTTTGACAAAGTTGTTAGTAAGAACAAGGATTTACCCAAGTCCGCTCTTATTGATTTGGTCGTTGCCACCACCGCTTTGAAGTTTACCCAAAGTAACTCTGTTTGTTACGCTAAAAGCGGTATGGTTGTTGGTTTGGGTGCTGGTCAACAATCGAGAATCCACTGCAACCGTTTGGCTGGTGACAAGGCCGATAACTGGTGGTTCCGTCATCATCCCAAGGTTTTAGGCATGCAGTTCAAGAAGACTTCCAAGCGTCCTGAGAAGTCCAATGCCATCGATTTGTATGTTTTGGGTGCCGTTCCTTCTGAAGGCAGTGAGCGTGAACAATGGAAATCGGTTTTCGAAAGCATCCCTGAACCTCTCACAACTCAAGAACGTCAAGAATTTCTTGCTTCTCTTAAGGACGTTGTCTGCGCTAGCGATGCTTTCTTCCCCTTCCCTGATAATGTTTATAGACTCTCCCAAAGTGGTGTCAAATACATCGCTGCTCCTGGTGGAAGTGTTATGGACAAGGCAGTTCATGACACTGCTGATGAGTTTGGCATGGTTTATACTGAGATTCCCTTGCGTCTTTTCCATCATTAG
- the trm8 gene encoding tRNA (guanine-N7-)-methyltransferase catalytic subunit Trm8 → MAAEQKTPGQIQREEEEARKKMKRLAKGGGIEGRLPMKRLFRQRAHANVLSDHELEYPRSPAEMDWTPFYPDFPEDSGKKVEIVDIGCGYGGLTVALGPHFQDSLVLGMEIRMQVTDYLKEKIQAIRYRAEHEEPVVGGYKNISVLRMNCQKFLPNFFEKGQLTKMFFCFPDPHFKARKHKNRIVTSTLASEYAYFIQPHGRLYTITDVEELHLWMAETLDKHSLFRRLSKEEEDADICVALMTNETEEGKKVARNGGKKFTACYERLPDPAK, encoded by the exons ATGGCTGCAGAACAAAAGACCCCTGGACAGATTCAACgtgaagaggaagaagccagaaaaaaaatgaagcgTCTGGCGAAAGGAGGTGGTATTGAAGGACGTTTACCAATG AAAAGGTTGTTTCGTCAAAGAGCCCATGCAAATGTTTTGTCTGATCATGAATTGGAATA TCCTAGAAGCCCCGCCGAAATGGATTGGACACCGTTTTATCCAGACTTCCCAGAAGACTCTGGCAAGAAGGTGGAGATTGTGGACATTGGCTGTGGTTATGGCGGTCTTACCGTAGCCCTTGGTCCTCATTTTCAAGATTCGTTGGTTTTAGGAATGGAAATTCGAATGCAGGTCACCGACtatttgaaggaaaagattCAGGCCATACGTTATCGAGCAGAGCATGAGGAACCGGTTGTTGGAGGTTATAAGAATATTTCTGTCTTACGAATGAACTGTCAAAAGTTTTTGCCAAactttttcgaaaaagGACAACTCACGAAAATGTTTTTCTGCTTTCCAGATCCTCACTTCAAAGCTCGTAAACACAAGAACCGTATCGTTACCAGTACCTTGGCTTCAGAATATGCTTATTTCATTCAGCCTCATGGAAGACTTTACACCATTACTGATGTAGAAGAACTCCATCTTTGGATGGCGGAAACCCTTGACAAGCACTCCCTCTTCCGTCGcctttccaaagaagaagaggatgCGGATATCTGTGTTGCTCTTATGACAAATGAGAcggaagaaggaaagaaggTTGCTAGAAATGGTGGAAAGAAATTTACTGCTTGCTATGAGCGATTGCCAGACCCCGcgaaataa
- the ure7 gene encoding urease accessory protein UreG, with protein sequence MGFVPIVRKGSGEESAPMHHHDHHGHHGGHDHHHEHPHPPHPPHHDHPHHDHPHPHPPPNLSERERMILEHGHAHDAMDSPGSYLKRELPTYSNRDFTTRSFTIGVGGPVGSGKTALLLQLCRRLAAKFSIGVVTNDIFTREDQEFLIRNQALPQERIRAIETGGCPHAAIREDVSANLVALEELHAEFQTDLLLVESGGDNLAANYSRELADFIIYVIDVSGGDKIPRKGGPGITESDLLVVNKTDLAALVGADLQVMNRDAKKVRENGPTVFAQVKNNMGMDEIVELILGAAKGAGAL encoded by the coding sequence ATGGGTTTTGTTCCTATCGTTCGCAAAGGAAGTGGAGAGGAGAGCGCTCCCATGCATCACCACGACCATCACGGCCATCACGGTGGACATGACCATCACCATGAGCATCCTCATCCTCCTCATCCTCCTCACCATGACCATCCTCACCATGATCATCCTCACCCTCACCCTCCTCCCAATCTGTCTGAACGCGAACGCATGATCCTTGAACATGGCCATGCCCACGATGCAATGGACTCACCAGGAAGTTATTTAAAGCGTGAGCTTCCAACGTACAGCAATCGAGACTTTACAACACGCAGCTTTACCATTGGAGTCGGTGGTCCAGTAGGTTCCGGTAAAACAGCACTTCTTTTGCAACTTTGCCGCCGTCTAGCTGCGAAATTCAGTATCGGTGTCGTCACAAACGACATTTTCACCCGGGAGGACCAAGAGTTTTTGATCCGCAACCAAGCTCTCCCGCAAGAACGGATCCGTGCCATTGAAACCGGTGGCTGTCCCCATGCGGCAATCCGTGAAGATGTTTCCGCAAACTTGGTCGCCTTGGAAGAACTTCATGCCGAATTCCAAACCGACCTCTTGCTCGTTGAATCTGGCGGCGATAATCTTGCTGCAAACTATTCTCGAGAATTGGCAGACTTTATCATCTATGTCATTGATGTCTCTGGTGGTGACAAAATCCCCCGTAAGGGTGGTCCTGGTATTACAGAATCCGACTTGTTGGTCGTCAACAAGACAGACCTGGCTGCCTTGGTGGGTGCAGACCTTCAAGTGATGAACCGTGATGCCAAAAAGGTTCGCGAAAACGGCCCTACTGTGTTTGCCCAAGTCAAGAACAACATGGGAATGGACGAAATCGTCGAATTGATTTTAGGTGCCGCCAAGGGTGCTGGGGCCCTGTAA